A part of Thermococcus sp. SY098 genomic DNA contains:
- a CDS encoding DUF2103 domain-containing protein, whose product MKRKSKVKLEHHLLKGILPALEEIAEVEGVKKVIPGRIYASDSRGFEIKVVRETLTGLKLLAKSDGSVQEIFLVVDKTDRGRVRGEIEKISEKWKKS is encoded by the coding sequence ATGAAAAGAAAATCCAAGGTAAAGCTTGAGCATCATCTCCTTAAAGGAATTCTGCCAGCTCTTGAAGAGATTGCGGAGGTAGAGGGAGTTAAGAAAGTAATTCCGGGGAGGATTTATGCCAGTGATTCTCGAGGTTTTGAGATCAAGGTTGTCAGAGAAACGCTGACGGGATTAAAGCTTTTGGCGAAGAGTGACGGCAGTGTTCAGGAAATCTTCTTGGTTGTTGATAAAACTGACAGGGGGCGGGTTAGGGGAGAGATAGAGAAGATTAGTGAGAAGTGGAAGAAATCTTAA
- a CDS encoding radical SAM protein, with protein sequence MKKLKIYIPGIKFPSISLTGNYCSLNCAHCGKHYLEGMLKVTRSSLVEYCKSLEREGYVGCLLSGGLDNRLKVPLDKFAEEIKAIRRETKLKLNAHVGFIDEKDLGWIKYVDAVSLDFVGADEVIKRVYKIDKTVKDYLKILDILTENGVRVAPHITIGLDFGKIWWEYKAIDMLVEYPIDVLVLDVLIPTKGSEMENVEKPSVKESLEIVRYARERFDGELSIGCMRPLGKWRLEFDRGAILAGVDRITNPPRKVIEWAKTVRKVEIIYECCVM encoded by the coding sequence ATGAAAAAGCTTAAAATTTATATTCCCGGCATTAAATTTCCCTCAATTTCACTCACCGGAAACTATTGCTCATTGAACTGTGCTCACTGCGGAAAACATTACTTGGAGGGAATGCTGAAGGTTACCCGCTCATCTTTAGTTGAATACTGCAAAAGCCTTGAAAGGGAAGGCTATGTGGGCTGTCTTCTCAGCGGAGGACTTGACAATCGGTTAAAAGTTCCGCTTGACAAGTTTGCTGAAGAAATAAAAGCCATTAGGAGAGAAACTAAGCTGAAGCTCAATGCTCACGTTGGTTTCATTGATGAAAAAGATTTAGGGTGGATTAAATACGTTGATGCAGTGTCTCTAGATTTCGTCGGTGCTGATGAAGTAATAAAAAGGGTATACAAAATTGACAAAACTGTCAAAGATTATCTCAAAATTTTAGACATCTTAACAGAAAACGGCGTTAGAGTTGCACCGCATATAACCATCGGGCTCGACTTCGGAAAAATTTGGTGGGAGTATAAAGCAATAGACATGCTCGTTGAGTATCCAATAGATGTCCTCGTTTTGGACGTGCTGATTCCAACAAAGGGAAGCGAAATGGAAAATGTTGAAAAACCAAGCGTTAAGGAAAGCTTAGAAATCGTCAGATACGCAAGAGAAAGGTTTGACGGAGAGCTGAGCATTGGATGCATGCGCCCTCTTGGGAAATGGCGCTTAGAATTTGACAGAGGTGCAATTTTGGCTGGCGTGGATAGGATAACGAATCCCCCGAGAAAAGTTATTGAATGGGCAAAAACCGTAAGAAAAGTCGAGATAATCTACGAATGCTGTGTGATGTAG
- a CDS encoding NAD(P)/FAD-dependent oxidoreductase, whose translation MRVVTVGAGLGGLLTSAFLAKAGHEVVVLEKASFIGGRFTNLRYKDFQLSTGALHMIPHGEDGPLAHLLKLLNANVKIVNSNPKGKFFIDGTLYHYREGWKYLSFKEKARAMKLLAEIKANRLPKGEDAQMNAWEWLTDKIGENEFAYLFIKSFLGWAVSLTPEEIPAIEFAREIKATLKWGGPGLIKGGCKAVTDELARIVRENGGEIITRKKVVEAEEGKVFTADGEEYSYDILISNIGIKETVELFGRENFDKEYLKKLDSLIPAEGIKINIALKGKPRIGNTVVFTLDTKRINGYNEPSALSPELAKEGYTLIMAHQALRSRNIKKEQRLGVEDLYYLFPELDKNGEILLIQTYLDGNPVNRVASGQHLDFPMENVYIVGDANKGEGGIEVEGIALGVMKVLQELGVGRFDEWYL comes from the coding sequence ATGAGAGTTGTAACAGTTGGTGCTGGTCTCGGAGGTTTATTGACCTCAGCATTTTTGGCAAAGGCTGGTCATGAAGTAGTAGTTCTGGAGAAGGCATCTTTTATTGGGGGCAGATTCACGAATTTGAGATACAAGGATTTTCAGCTCTCAACTGGCGCTCTGCACATGATTCCTCACGGTGAAGACGGACCGTTAGCTCATCTCCTCAAGCTCCTCAATGCCAATGTGAAGATAGTTAACTCAAACCCAAAAGGGAAATTCTTCATTGATGGAACGCTCTATCACTACAGAGAAGGATGGAAGTATCTCAGCTTTAAGGAGAAAGCCAGGGCAATGAAGCTTTTGGCAGAAATAAAAGCAAACCGTCTGCCAAAAGGTGAAGATGCCCAGATGAATGCTTGGGAATGGCTGACCGATAAAATTGGGGAAAATGAATTTGCTTATCTCTTCATAAAGAGCTTTCTCGGCTGGGCTGTGAGCTTGACCCCTGAGGAAATTCCAGCCATCGAATTTGCCAGGGAAATTAAAGCTACGCTTAAGTGGGGAGGGCCAGGACTAATAAAGGGTGGATGCAAAGCTGTGACAGATGAGTTAGCGAGGATTGTTAGAGAAAACGGCGGAGAAATAATAACGAGAAAAAAGGTTGTTGAGGCTGAAGAGGGAAAAGTTTTCACAGCAGATGGTGAAGAGTACTCTTATGACATCTTAATTTCGAACATTGGGATTAAAGAGACTGTTGAGCTCTTTGGAAGAGAGAACTTTGATAAGGAATATCTCAAAAAACTCGATTCTTTAATACCTGCTGAGGGAATCAAAATTAACATTGCGCTAAAAGGAAAGCCAAGAATCGGAAATACAGTGGTGTTCACCCTTGACACAAAGAGAATTAACGGCTACAACGAGCCTTCAGCCTTGAGTCCGGAATTAGCTAAGGAAGGCTACACCCTGATTATGGCACATCAAGCGCTGAGGAGCAGAAACATAAAGAAGGAGCAGAGATTGGGCGTTGAAGACTTATATTACCTGTTCCCTGAACTTGATAAAAATGGAGAGATTCTGCTCATACAGACCTATCTTGACGGAAACCCCGTCAACAGAGTAGCCTCAGGACAGCATTTGGACTTTCCGATGGAGAACGTTTACATTGTTGGAGACGCCAACAAGGGGGAGGGTGGAATAGAGGTCGAAGGAATTGCCCTTGGAGTTATGAAAGTTCTTCAGGAGCTTGGAGTTGGGAGGTTTGATGAGTGGTACCTCTGA
- the arcS gene encoding archaeosine synthase subunit alpha — MEILKHEGPGRLGLVRLKDKSFRTPALVNVDFTLSPFNSYFYPKDFSEYDFNLAPSIPISFYTPSEIVEKAFSRLIGVDYSNFNAFYLPAIRDVGRLERFLDKILSNNSFDALYLGNSKVLVKDYRRFVQTLRMIREKDPNLMIITDLEPFFYPLAVYLGVDAFDTRSLKLYDFHKKAFTMYSPLLWDEGGNSLEFAEKVVSLVRKALEEGKLRYLVENFFYTQSHAGILRIADKEHGDYLEKYTPIQKDTVYFISDASQNRSEVKRWHQRVIERFVPPKAELLLLFPCSAKKPYSRSRSHILYRKALQEALGSGIYKAHELILTSPFGVVPREWEWLAKYDIVVTGHWSEEEISSAAELLAKTLEKYPDIPIVAHLDEAYVEIAKRASEMSGKEIIFVPVKNGTTSRESIAALKKTLEELGLDLKAGKEDRTYRFYENIRKIFDFYFGIGAGHAVLPDDARIKGSRMLRIFVDGKQTGTFQDGVISVTPYGMQRIYEATKSYYVRIDFDLRGDVFAVGVNDADSKIRPEDLVAVVRDEQVVAVGKALLSGEEMVKAKRGVAVKVKKRA, encoded by the coding sequence ATGGAGATACTCAAACACGAAGGCCCTGGAAGACTGGGGTTAGTTAGGTTAAAGGATAAATCTTTTAGAACACCCGCTTTGGTGAATGTAGACTTTACCCTATCTCCCTTCAATTCCTACTTCTATCCAAAGGATTTTTCTGAGTATGATTTTAATTTGGCCCCTTCCATACCGATAAGCTTCTACACGCCGAGCGAAATTGTGGAAAAAGCGTTTTCTCGACTAATTGGAGTTGACTACTCAAACTTCAACGCTTTTTATCTCCCAGCGATTAGAGATGTTGGAAGACTTGAGAGGTTTTTGGATAAAATTCTATCTAACAACAGCTTTGACGCCCTCTATCTTGGCAATTCAAAGGTCTTGGTTAAAGACTACCGCAGGTTTGTGCAGACCTTGAGGATGATTAGGGAAAAAGACCCCAATTTAATGATAATCACCGATCTGGAGCCTTTCTTTTATCCTTTGGCCGTTTATCTTGGCGTTGATGCATTTGATACTCGCTCTCTAAAGCTGTATGATTTTCACAAAAAAGCTTTCACCATGTATTCACCTCTTCTCTGGGATGAGGGAGGGAACTCTCTGGAGTTTGCTGAAAAAGTTGTCTCCCTCGTGAGAAAAGCCCTTGAAGAGGGCAAGCTGAGGTATTTAGTTGAGAACTTCTTCTACACCCAGAGCCATGCGGGAATCTTGAGGATAGCTGATAAGGAGCATGGCGACTATCTTGAAAAGTACACGCCAATTCAGAAAGATACTGTCTATTTCATCAGTGATGCTTCCCAAAACAGATCCGAAGTTAAAAGGTGGCACCAGAGAGTAATAGAAAGGTTTGTTCCACCAAAAGCCGAGCTTCTGCTTTTGTTTCCATGCTCGGCTAAAAAGCCTTATTCGAGATCAAGGAGCCACATCCTCTACAGAAAAGCTCTGCAGGAAGCTTTGGGCTCTGGGATTTATAAGGCTCACGAGCTCATCTTAACATCTCCTTTTGGTGTTGTTCCAAGGGAGTGGGAGTGGCTGGCTAAGTACGACATAGTTGTAACTGGGCACTGGAGTGAGGAGGAGATAAGTTCGGCAGCAGAGCTTTTAGCGAAAACCCTTGAGAAGTATCCAGATATCCCAATAGTTGCCCACCTTGATGAGGCTTATGTTGAAATTGCAAAAAGAGCAAGCGAAATGAGCGGAAAGGAAATAATCTTTGTCCCCGTTAAAAATGGCACAACGTCAAGAGAAAGCATAGCTGCTTTGAAGAAAACCCTTGAAGAACTCGGCTTAGATTTAAAGGCTGGAAAAGAGGACAGAACTTATCGCTTCTATGAGAACATCAGGAAAATCTTTGACTTCTACTTCGGTATTGGAGCTGGGCATGCTGTTCTCCCAGATGATGCCAGAATTAAGGGCTCAAGGATGCTGAGGATTTTTGTTGATGGCAAGCAAACCGGAACTTTCCAAGATGGTGTGATAAGCGTAACTCCTTACGGAATGCAGCGCATTTATGAGGCAACAAAGAGCTATTACGTTAGGATTGACTTCGATTTGAGGGGAGACGTATTTGCTGTGGGTGTGAATGATGCCGATAGCAAAATAAGACCGGAGGATTTGGTTGCCGTTGTGAGAGATGAACAGGTTGTTGCCGTTGGAAAAGCCCTCCTAAGCGGGGAAGAGATGGTTAAAGCTAAGCGTGGAGTTGCCGTGAAAGTTAAGAAGAGGGCTTAA
- a CDS encoding DUF531 domain-containing protein, with the protein MLTLALYNSYDPKKVHEAHLRAIARAAPICYAFDFHLALIGFPFNEKPLDLAEKISENTTIGEGGKYLLELAKKNKFHLLEFPKRGFPPQFGTIIATTRKPDEHKEISAIEVAKRALKGESFMLIVGLGRHGLPEEIFKLAEYHLDITDGKRISLETCTAIGSIPTKIRTLMEALKWKKR; encoded by the coding sequence ATGCTTACTTTGGCATTATATAATTCATATGACCCAAAAAAAGTTCATGAAGCCCACTTAAGGGCAATCGCAAGGGCTGCTCCTATTTGTTATGCATTCGATTTCCACTTGGCTCTAATTGGATTCCCATTTAATGAGAAACCTCTCGATTTGGCAGAGAAAATATCTGAAAACACAACAATTGGAGAAGGCGGGAAATACCTCCTCGAACTTGCCAAGAAAAACAAGTTCCATCTGTTGGAATTTCCAAAGAGGGGATTTCCACCCCAGTTTGGAACCATAATAGCAACAACCAGAAAGCCTGATGAACATAAGGAAATAAGTGCCATAGAAGTCGCTAAAAGGGCTTTGAAGGGAGAAAGCTTTATGTTGATTGTTGGCTTGGGAAGACATGGCCTTCCAGAGGAAATCTTTAAGTTAGCTGAGTACCACTTGGACATAACGGATGGCAAAAGGATAAGCTTAGAAACATGTACCGCTATAGGATCAATACCAACTAAGATTAGAACTTTAATGGAGGCACTAAAATGGAAGAAAAGATAA
- a CDS encoding PEGA domain-containing protein: MFRKEHVFTALIMFLLTISAFSSVSAFGNENIVLQIDSRPSNATIIIEGINKTFKTPALIELPAKNWIIRISSGNYTVLYNLVPPENERFVKIAVYFGRIDLAVKGPFKNITVEYGFNSTVPTKEDEYVPPIAAPFWDEEVCGGIIMFGPKNPPMVIYKYDDKDPYYQLFLNSTPSVEEYRGRKGCKMMEMIFYFDNDSAMARGFPYRKASFIVSHSLLSIDSQPENATVYIFDFHRFGEWFTPFDVLVPVVMEPQRNVSIVHYDFELGNLTTTVIPYIPELHAYKVSMGHNGYPFLEGWLELKPNQSYSIRVNFNILRSALTVNGEEVKVQVPKTKKINYYLPNTTLLIINSTIALDVYIDGSYVGRTPFKDEVPSGEHDILLKFGSYVVYHKKLDIGYGGRFRLTVIPVKLLKILNVPKIRSV; encoded by the coding sequence ATGTTCCGAAAAGAGCATGTGTTTACAGCATTAATAATGTTTCTGCTCACAATATCTGCATTTTCCAGTGTAAGTGCCTTCGGTAATGAGAACATAGTGCTCCAGATAGACTCCAGACCAAGTAATGCAACCATTATCATTGAGGGCATTAACAAAACGTTTAAAACTCCAGCATTAATTGAGCTGCCTGCAAAAAACTGGATTATAAGAATTTCCAGCGGCAACTATACCGTTCTATACAATTTAGTTCCACCCGAGAATGAAAGGTTTGTTAAAATAGCTGTTTACTTTGGAAGGATAGATTTGGCAGTGAAAGGTCCTTTTAAGAATATAACCGTAGAATACGGCTTCAATTCAACTGTACCGACAAAGGAAGACGAGTATGTACCCCCAATTGCCGCTCCCTTCTGGGATGAGGAAGTGTGCGGCGGAATAATAATGTTCGGACCAAAGAATCCTCCAATGGTCATCTACAAATACGACGATAAAGATCCTTACTACCAGCTCTTCCTCAACAGTACGCCTTCAGTCGAGGAATATAGAGGAAGAAAAGGCTGCAAAATGATGGAAATGATATTCTACTTCGACAATGATAGCGCAATGGCAAGGGGCTTCCCCTACCGCAAGGCAAGCTTCATAGTCTCCCACTCCCTTCTCTCCATAGATAGTCAACCTGAAAATGCCACTGTCTACATCTTCGACTTTCACCGGTTTGGAGAATGGTTTACTCCTTTTGATGTTTTAGTTCCTGTGGTAATGGAACCACAGCGAAATGTTAGCATAGTCCACTATGACTTTGAACTCGGAAATCTCACTACCACAGTAATCCCCTATATCCCAGAACTCCATGCCTACAAGGTTTCCATGGGTCACAATGGCTATCCCTTCCTTGAGGGATGGCTGGAGCTAAAACCCAACCAGAGCTACAGCATAAGGGTAAACTTCAATATTCTCAGGTCCGCCTTAACCGTGAATGGGGAGGAAGTAAAGGTACAAGTTCCAAAAACAAAGAAAATCAACTATTATCTTCCAAACACTACCCTGCTGATTATCAATTCCACCATTGCATTGGACGTGTATATTGACGGAAGCTACGTTGGGAGAACACCATTTAAAGATGAAGTCCCCAGCGGAGAGCACGACATCCTTCTGAAATTTGGAAGCTATGTGGTATATCACAAGAAACTTGATATCGGCTATGGAGGACGGTTCAGGCTCACTGTAATTCCAGTTAAATTGCTAAAAATCCTCAATGTTCCCAAGATAAGAAGCGTGTAA
- the arcC gene encoding carbamate kinase: MRKRVVIALGGNAILQRGQKGTYEEQMENVRKTAKQIVDIILDNNYEVVITHGNGPQVGALLLHMDAGQQLYGIPAQPMDVAGAMTQGQIGYMIQQAITNELKRRGIYKPVATVVTQVLVDKNDPAFQNPSKPVGPFYDEETAKRLAKEKGWVVVEDAGRGWRRVVPSPDPKDIIEKDIIRDLVEKGFIVIASGGGGIPVIEENGQLKGVEAVIDKDLAGEKLAEVVNADIFMILTDVNGAAINYGKPNERWLHKVTVDELKKYYEEGHFKKGSMGPKVLAAIRFVEWGGERAVIAALDRAVKALEGKTGTQVIKM; this comes from the coding sequence ATGAGGAAGAGGGTTGTCATTGCCTTGGGCGGAAACGCTATTCTTCAGAGGGGTCAAAAGGGAACTTATGAAGAACAAATGGAAAATGTAAGAAAAACTGCAAAGCAGATTGTTGATATAATTCTTGACAACAATTATGAGGTTGTAATCACTCATGGAAACGGTCCTCAGGTTGGGGCTTTGCTTCTCCACATGGATGCTGGGCAACAACTGTATGGAATTCCGGCTCAGCCAATGGATGTTGCTGGGGCAATGACTCAGGGGCAGATAGGTTATATGATACAACAGGCTATAACCAACGAGCTTAAGCGGAGAGGGATTTACAAGCCTGTTGCAACAGTTGTAACCCAGGTTTTGGTTGATAAAAACGATCCGGCTTTCCAAAACCCCTCTAAGCCAGTTGGACCATTCTACGATGAGGAAACAGCAAAAAGGCTCGCCAAAGAGAAAGGGTGGGTTGTTGTGGAAGACGCTGGCAGAGGATGGCGTAGAGTTGTTCCATCCCCCGACCCAAAGGATATAATTGAGAAGGACATAATCAGGGATTTAGTTGAGAAGGGCTTCATTGTCATAGCGTCGGGTGGTGGGGGGATTCCGGTTATAGAGGAAAATGGGCAGCTTAAAGGCGTTGAGGCTGTCATTGATAAGGATCTGGCTGGAGAAAAGCTGGCTGAGGTTGTTAATGCTGACATCTTCATGATTCTCACTGATGTAAATGGAGCTGCAATAAATTATGGAAAGCCGAATGAAAGGTGGCTTCACAAAGTTACTGTGGATGAGCTCAAAAAGTATTATGAAGAGGGGCACTTTAAGAAAGGCAGCATGGGGCCTAAGGTCTTAGCAGCGATAAGATTTGTGGAATGGGGTGGGGAGAGAGCGGTCATTGCTGCACTTGATAGAGCTGTTAAGGCACTGGAAGGCAAAACTGGAACCCAAGTAATCAAAATGTGA
- a CDS encoding signal peptidase I, whose translation MEEKIKSWKNDLVFIVISLIVVFAIHNGLKIALHTDSPLVIVVSGSMEPVFYRGDVVLLKGVKPEDIKIGDVVVYKRPYTKYPIIHRVREIEKIVLNGKEELCFVTWGDNNPAPDPYPYDGEILPCVPQEAVEAKALLVFPKIGLIPLEIRERLGLT comes from the coding sequence ATGGAAGAAAAGATAAAAAGCTGGAAAAATGACCTTGTGTTCATTGTAATCTCCCTAATTGTCGTATTTGCAATACACAACGGGTTAAAAATAGCCCTGCACACCGATTCCCCCCTCGTCATTGTTGTAAGCGGTTCAATGGAGCCTGTGTTTTATAGAGGTGATGTCGTGCTCCTCAAAGGTGTCAAGCCAGAGGACATAAAAATAGGCGATGTGGTTGTCTACAAAAGACCATACACCAAATATCCGATAATTCACAGAGTTAGGGAAATTGAGAAAATTGTTTTAAACGGAAAGGAAGAGCTCTGCTTTGTAACATGGGGAGACAACAATCCTGCACCTGATCCATATCCCTATGATGGGGAAATCCTACCGTGTGTTCCCCAGGAAGCTGTTGAGGCAAAAGCATTGCTTGTCTTTCCGAAAATTGGCTTAATTCCACTGGAAATAAGGGAAAGACTCGGCTTAACCTGA
- a CDS encoding dipeptidase — translation MIFDAHSDLPTYVYDMRKEGKNRVLDSEFERFFGGYIRARVMAVWTRQDKRAQALRYGLEVTNQLYKDVLESEKFAIVTSVEEMRNAIKNGRVALWLGLEGGEPIEDSLDLLEVFYELGLRVLTLTWSLRNAIGDGVFERTNGGLTNFGVEVLGKAEELGILVDLSHINERGFWDVLETTAFPVIASHSNAKALCDNKRNLTDEQIKAIAERDGVIGAVAIPSFVDKEKPTLDKYLDHIAYMADLAGYQHVGLGFDFVYYLKGWKGESVEGFEDESKIPALLEKLNERFSKKEVEAIAFKNFERVFERVVG, via the coding sequence ATGATCTTTGATGCCCATTCTGATTTGCCCACTTACGTCTATGATATGCGGAAAGAAGGAAAGAATAGAGTTCTCGACAGTGAATTTGAAAGGTTCTTTGGAGGTTACATAAGGGCTCGTGTCATGGCAGTTTGGACGAGACAGGACAAAAGGGCTCAAGCTTTGAGGTATGGGCTTGAGGTTACGAATCAGCTCTACAAAGATGTTCTTGAAAGCGAGAAGTTTGCCATTGTAACAAGTGTTGAGGAGATGAGAAATGCCATAAAAAACGGTAGGGTTGCTCTATGGCTTGGCTTGGAGGGTGGGGAGCCAATAGAGGACAGCCTGGACCTGCTTGAAGTGTTTTATGAGCTTGGATTGAGGGTTCTAACATTAACATGGAGCTTAAGGAATGCGATAGGAGATGGTGTCTTTGAGAGAACCAATGGCGGCTTGACCAATTTTGGAGTTGAAGTTCTTGGAAAAGCTGAGGAGCTTGGAATATTAGTTGACTTAAGCCACATAAACGAGAGAGGCTTCTGGGATGTCCTTGAAACCACAGCCTTTCCGGTTATAGCTTCGCATTCAAATGCAAAAGCTCTCTGTGACAATAAGAGGAATTTAACAGATGAGCAGATTAAAGCGATAGCTGAAAGGGACGGAGTCATAGGAGCTGTGGCGATTCCAAGCTTTGTTGACAAAGAAAAGCCGACGCTTGATAAATACCTTGATCACATTGCTTACATGGCTGATTTAGCTGGCTATCAGCACGTGGGTTTAGGTTTTGACTTTGTATATTATCTGAAAGGCTGGAAAGGAGAGAGCGTTGAAGGATTTGAGGATGAGAGTAAAATCCCAGCACTTTTAGAAAAGCTAAATGAGAGGTTCAGCAAAAAGGAAGTTGAAGCAATAGCTTTCAAGAACTTCGAGAGGGTTTTTGAAAGGGTCGTTGGTTAG
- a CDS encoding PIN domain-containing protein codes for MGVILDSSVILKALLSPPRNLPEKVYNREKQTHEKCKYLMRLIEERNIEVHIPAVAKVEVAGVIKRVTGDADKALLAAITISENYNLHYDVELIEKALEISLSTGASGFDSYFIALANLLNLPLFTDDKGMHIKAMGVGVKSYLIRELTIDDIKGLFGD; via the coding sequence ATGGGAGTGATTCTTGATTCCTCTGTTATTTTAAAGGCACTTCTTTCACCACCACGAAACCTCCCGGAGAAAGTGTACAACAGAGAAAAACAAACACATGAAAAATGTAAATATTTGATGAGACTTATTGAGGAAAGGAATATTGAAGTTCACATTCCAGCAGTCGCTAAAGTTGAAGTTGCAGGGGTTATAAAAAGAGTAACTGGAGATGCTGATAAAGCATTATTAGCAGCGATAACAATTTCTGAAAACTACAACTTACATTATGATGTGGAGCTAATTGAAAAAGCCCTTGAAATTTCATTATCTACTGGTGCCAGTGGATTTGACTCATATTTTATTGCTCTTGCTAATCTGCTAAATTTGCCTTTATTCACCGATGACAAAGGTATGCACATTAAAGCAATGGGTGTGGGCGTTAAGTCATATTTAATCAGAGAATTGACGATAGATGACATTAAAGGCTTATTCGGTGATTAA
- a CDS encoding antitoxin family protein, with protein sequence MVTKIVAVYENGVLKPKKKLNLPEGMEVELIIKPSIKELLKAFENVEVKEDVERALKEGRERKIWE encoded by the coding sequence GTGGTCACAAAAATTGTAGCCGTTTATGAGAATGGAGTGTTAAAGCCGAAGAAAAAACTTAATCTTCCAGAAGGAATGGAAGTAGAGCTAATTATAAAGCCTTCAATTAAGGAGCTTTTAAAAGCATTTGAGAATGTTGAAGTCAAAGAAGATGTTGAAAGAGCTCTAAAGGAAGGCAGGGAGAGAAAAATATGGGAGTGA
- a CDS encoding biotin/lipoate A/B protein ligase family protein — protein sequence MRFIPLIIARPEVQMAIDEAILKARIEGKVEDTVRLYVFKPSSITIGRFQSIEHDVNLRKCQELNIPVVRRITGGGSVFHDAYGEITYSVVLGEEFHPDLKDIHKSYRLIAFPLVEALKELDIRAEFSGLNDIIANGKKISGSAQTRRKGIILQHGTFMYATRLDILASVLKVSKKKLADKGVKSIWERVTTLEREGIKLSRNDAYELLREKFFEEFSLEEGELTDYELELAEKLIEKRYGRDEWNFMK from the coding sequence ATGAGGTTTATCCCGCTGATCATTGCCCGTCCTGAAGTTCAGATGGCAATTGACGAAGCAATCTTAAAAGCGAGAATTGAGGGCAAAGTCGAAGACACAGTTAGATTGTATGTCTTCAAGCCAAGCTCGATAACCATTGGAAGGTTTCAAAGTATTGAACATGACGTCAACTTGAGGAAATGCCAAGAGCTCAACATCCCAGTTGTGAGAAGGATAACAGGTGGAGGAAGTGTTTTCCATGACGCCTACGGGGAGATAACTTACAGCGTTGTTCTCGGAGAAGAGTTCCATCCGGATTTAAAGGATATACACAAAAGCTACCGCCTGATTGCTTTCCCCTTAGTTGAAGCTTTGAAAGAACTTGATATCAGGGCTGAATTCTCTGGACTAAATGACATCATAGCAAATGGAAAGAAGATCAGCGGTTCCGCTCAAACGAGAAGAAAGGGGATAATTCTACAGCATGGAACCTTCATGTATGCAACAAGGCTTGATATATTGGCATCTGTGCTGAAGGTCTCAAAGAAAAAGCTCGCCGATAAAGGGGTGAAGAGCATCTGGGAGAGGGTTACAACACTTGAGAGAGAAGGGATAAAGCTCAGCAGAAACGATGCATATGAACTGTTGAGAGAGAAGTTTTTCGAAGAGTTTTCACTTGAAGAAGGCGAGCTTACAGATTACGAGCTTGAACTGGCTGAAAAGCTCATTGAAAAGCGTTATGGAAGAGACGAGTGGAACTTTATGAAATAA
- a CDS encoding coiled-coil protein yields MQVKVDPEEIKRIKAEIEALEKEKGEIQAKLEELQKELNIWIQKRDEKNNEVKQLRQKAREYKQKRDEVNKQIQELKKNREDINAKLDLLYQEILEYRTKRDEYNQLRRLRMPKEKIEERIDKLEWELQTNPNITPEREKQIVDQIQVLATELEIIQQAERFHQKLQETRKKVESLKKARRAISLEIQKLANQSQQFHEQMIKAYQQADEIKKEADEYHQKVVELREKIREVRRQLREIERKIMEYDEKHKELIAYKLVARMRAKRDATFEKAVEALEKFKRGEKLTLDEILLLQRYNLV; encoded by the coding sequence ATGCAAGTAAAAGTAGACCCAGAAGAAATTAAGAGGATAAAAGCAGAGATTGAAGCTCTTGAAAAGGAGAAAGGAGAAATTCAAGCTAAGCTTGAGGAGCTTCAGAAGGAGTTGAATATCTGGATACAGAAGAGAGATGAGAAGAACAATGAGGTTAAGCAACTCAGACAAAAAGCAAGAGAATATAAGCAGAAAAGAGATGAGGTGAATAAACAAATACAGGAGCTCAAAAAGAATAGGGAAGACATCAATGCAAAGCTTGACCTTCTCTATCAAGAGATCCTTGAATATAGAACCAAGAGAGATGAATATAATCAGCTGAGAAGGCTTAGGATGCCTAAAGAAAAGATTGAGGAGAGAATTGACAAGCTTGAATGGGAGTTGCAGACCAATCCCAACATAACTCCCGAGAGAGAGAAGCAGATTGTTGATCAGATTCAGGTTTTGGCGACGGAGCTTGAGATAATCCAGCAGGCTGAAAGATTCCATCAGAAGCTCCAAGAAACCAGGAAAAAAGTTGAAAGTTTGAAGAAGGCAAGAAGAGCTATAAGTTTGGAAATCCAAAAGCTCGCAAACCAGAGCCAGCAGTTCCATGAGCAGATGATCAAAGCATACCAGCAGGCAGACGAGATAAAGAAGGAGGCCGATGAATATCACCAGAAAGTCGTTGAGCTTAGGGAGAAGATTAGGGAAGTAAGGAGACAGCTCCGTGAGATTGAGAGGAAGATAATGGAATATGATGAAAAGCACAAGGAGTTAATTGCTTACAAACTCGTTGCAAGGATGAGGGCAAAGAGGGACGCAACATTTGAAAAAGCCGTTGAAGCATTGGAGAAGTTCAAGCGCGGTGAGAAGCTTACGCTTGATGAAATTCTGCTGTTGCAGAGATACAACTTGGTGTGA